In the genome of Rhodamnia argentea isolate NSW1041297 chromosome 3, ASM2092103v1, whole genome shotgun sequence, one region contains:
- the LOC115757078 gene encoding O-fucosyltransferase 15-like, which produces MERSNGVINDVPDEENRPVSTDFRAGSLHLRSPRSSPAEPSSPQPSRFSSSDPSCNGGSSFSCVKMEALEFLWGREKELSKTQQRVKRKMARRWNKRRGVVIVIGLMACFLLGNWLMFLSLQDRKISIEGGVSRNSSSAVSFHIKKGDAKSIRKRVKPWRGVYGRLLALAAHALAEGHNKPEPKDLWQEPFVPASAWKPCSDQRNWKPSGGNNGYIMVTANGGMNQQRVAVCNAVVIARLLNATLVVPRFLYSSVWKDVSQFSDIYQEEHFINYLTPDIRIVKELPEELRSLNLEAIGSLITDTDIRKESKPSFYMKNILPILIQNRVVHFLGFGNRLAFDPIPFQLQRLRCRCNFHALQFVPKIQETGALLLRRVRQRPRPGLLDHYLVGPYAETMLKEKGGHSGKASKYLALHLRFEIDMVAHSLCEFGGGEEERQELEAFREVHFPALTLLKKTSKLPSPAALREEGLCPLTPEEAVLMLAALGFKRQAYVYVAGANIYGGRSRLVALNSLYPNLVTKETLLSASELEPFNNFSSQLAALDFIVCTAADAFAMTDSGSQLSSLVSGYRIYYGGGKMPTIRPNKRRLADIFTKNNTIEWRVFEQRVRKAVRQTKHVQKRPVARSIYRFPRCKECMCITR; this is translated from the exons ATGGAAAGGTCGAACGGTGTAATCAATGATGTACCCGACGAAGAAAACCGGCCCGTCTCGACCGATTTCCGGGCCGGCTCGCTCCACCTCAGGTCCCCGAGGAGCAGCCCAGCCGAGCCGAGCAGCCCCCAGCCGAGCCGGTTCTCGAGCTCCGACCCCTCTTGCAATGGCGGGTCCTCGTTTTCTTGCGTAAAGATGGAAGCTTTGGAGTTCCTGTGGGGCCGTGAAAAGGAGCTCTCAAAAACTCAGCAGAgggtgaagaggaagatggcGAGAAGGTGGAACAAAAGAAGGGGGGTTGTTATTGTGATTGGGTTGATGGCTTGCTTTCTCTTGGGGAATTGGTTGATGTTCTTGAGCTTGCAAGATCGAAAGATAAGCATTGAAGGTGGAGTTTCAAGGAATTCGTCTTCTGCAGTTTCATTCCATATCAAG AAGGGAGATGCGAAAAGCATCCGGAAACGAGTGAAACCTTGGAGGGGTGTGTATGGAAGGTTGTTGGCTTTGGCTGCCCATGCCTTGGCGGAG GGTCACAACAAACCTGAGCCAAAAGATTTATGGCAGGAACCATTTGTTCCAGCTTCTGCATGGAAACCTTGTTCAGATCAACGTAACTGGAAACCTAGTG GTGGAAACAATGGATACATAATGGTCACTGCAAATGGTGGGATGAACCAGCAGAGAGTAGCT GTCTGTAATGCTGTTGTCATTGCAAGATTGCTCAATGCAACTCTTGTTGTTCCACGATTTTTATACAGCAGTGTCTGGAAGGATGTCAG TCAATTCAGCGATATCTATCAGGAGGAGCACTTTATTAACTACTTGACTCCTGATATTCGGATAGTGAAGGAGCTCCCTGAAGAGCTACGATCATTAAACTTGGAGGCAATTGGCAGCCTT ATCACAGATACTGATATCAGAAAGGAATCAAAACCGAGTTTTTACATGAAGAATATTCTTCCTATTCTGATCCAGAATAGAGTTGTCCATTTCCTTGGATTTGGAAATCGTCTGGCCTTTGACCCCATACCATTTCAATTGCAG AGACTTCGTTGCAGATGTAATTTTCACGCTCTTCAGTTTGTCCCAAAGATACAAGAAACTGGCGCTTTGCTTCTTCGGAGAGTACGACAGCGTCCACGGCCTGGATTGCTAGACCATTATCTTGTTGGTCCTTATGCAGAGACAATGCTGAAAGAAAAGGGAGGTCATTCTGGGAAAGCTTCTAAGTATCTTGCTCTACACCTGAGGTTCGAAATTGACATGGTGGCTCATTCCCTGTGTGAATTTGGTGGAGGCGAAGAAGAGAGACAAGAATTGGAGGCATTCCGTGAAGTCCATTTCCCTGCATTGACTCTTTTAAAAAAGACCTCGAA GTTGCCTTCTCCTGCTGCCCTAAGGGAAGAAGGCTTGTGCCCTTTGACACCTGAAGAAGCAGTGCTTATGCTAGCCGCTCTTGGTTTTAAAAGACAAGCATACGTATATGTCGCTGGAGCGAATATATATGGGGGGAGGTCGAGGTTGGTTGCTTTGAACAGCTTGTATCCTAATTTGGTCACCAAGGAAACTCTTCTTTCAGCAAGTGAACTGGAACCTTTCAACAATTTTTCGTCTCAG TTAGCTGCTTTGGACTTTATAGTCTGCACTGCAGCAGATGCCTTTGCCATGACGGACTCGGGAAGTCAGCTATCATCCTTGGTCTCTGGTTACCGAATATATTACGGTGGAGGAAAGATGCCGACAATAAGACCGAACAAGCGAAGACTCGCGGACATCTTTACAAAGAACAACACAATAGAATGGCGCGTGTTTGAACAAAGGGTGAGGAAAGCGGTGAGGCAAACTAAGCATGTTCAAAAGAGGCCAGTGGCAAGGAGTATTTACCGGTTCCCGCGCTGCAAGGAGTGTATGTGCATTACCCGATAA